The following proteins come from a genomic window of Chaetodon auriga isolate fChaAug3 chromosome 16, fChaAug3.hap1, whole genome shotgun sequence:
- the arhgap23a gene encoding rho GTPase-activating protein 23 isoform X12, whose translation MWAVRDADLSELHAPMPAAMLPCPAPAGSDWSFQNPVGVDCSSPEPRCIWLAVLRGATASVSPPAMPAGYRQSSHQPRAKGRRDGLSSAGDNPRPPMATRPGREGMGWKGPRTLVLHKNSQGFGFTLRHFIVYPPESALHTNLKDEENGNGKGYQKGRMEPMDTIFVKSVREKGPAHQAGLCTGDRLVKVNGESVLGKTYSQVIALIQNSESVLELSIMPKDEDVLQLAYSQDAYLTGNEPYTGGAENLPPPPPLCYPRSKVAPPAGAPPSAPMGQNQLDNWSRWPGSSSPSSPLDNRSAVGSPASWQEGRAGEPGGVGHSSPAHRTEEIQYGMTSQQPQGQTRGRSYSSSSSSGGLLSSPLQVHYPNHHAASSSQAPPRKSSSAWTSPPPPQLSHSHNERCQQALSDWYYNQMPERSGRSMQTRHRSYSQDRLSETRRQQQRTGGWPHSASQDTLLLLQQSGPGPHGEPYWSYGDWEGGPGRGHPASNYTRTRSENLLAQYDRHGRSLEMLDRAAAGLVSPRFERPSWHQQAPQPPPRTDAYPRQGSHYGAAQGPPMSRPSHSQHHPQTHTQAHSQPQPQQAAPQNRRLPPGQSMDDQPVGYRSYSPSFYRKTGRIMQQAHSFRDPSYSGPHLNWNPTPKSPPEGTAAPLTASTASPYASATPESQDRAYRPTNHEREHGPAEGQAEVVAQTQEVVLRQKPPTGRRNAHGMRHPHYALPMDGLEPSLFSPDPQDPAPAPGSTGDVAPRKPNGNLAPLPIEDDSLASIPFIGSIKSSRRSSYLLAITTERSKSCDEGLNTFREEGRVFSRLPKRVKSFFTDGSLDNLGTAEEVRSKRHSTSELGNITYSDVRREGWLHFKQILTEKGKKVGSGMRPWKRVFSVLRSHSLFLYKDKREAVLRGATIGGAAEDEQPISIRGCLVDIAYSETKRKHALRLTTQDFCEYLLQAEDREDMLDWIKVIRENSKTDSEELGFSRQALINKKLNDYRKQSPTGSKPDSSPRLPRMKPPFLLAKTENAAGAPRSPKPEGKDESGPLKSPWGINIMKKTKKAGPKAFGVRLEDCQPGVNNKFIPLIVEICCGLVEDMGLEYTGIYRVPGNNAMVSMLQDQLNKGVDINPAEEKWQDLNVVSSLLKSFFRKLPEPLFTNDKYNDFIDANRMENASDRLKTMKKLIRDLPDHYYHTLKFLVGHLKTVADNSDKNKMEPRNLALVFGPTLVRTSEDNMKDMVTHMPDRYKIVETLIQHGIWFFAEEMDKDEKTPVDTEDVQPAPNIDHLLSNIGRTGLLGEASDSTNSDSAKSKGSWGSKKDLSPKDFLTLSIMSAVTGRKRRKRHNARRVGSSTDDDSEHEPVKAGHLGAEEEEEEEEEEAESPVGDTAPRAEGEEDDDEEEEEDDEEVVESRVKEEVEEEAAAVIPSRPRCKEEEEAGGRQAAMLLQEEEARAEVKGPVWRAPEDARSIVSGYSTLSTLGRSLGSEGRGDDADDEHSELVSETDNESGFASRSLTQERPDKHPTTPVSTQPPAAPRSFLYTHYKPPILSPTNALAPPTALTLTPDSADRSEGGARSTTPSSSSFSSSSTTHKLHSRPSFNSHKLIQCDTLARKKLKSEKAKARSLDLLELSGAAAQGDGAGSGPDGAPRVRRETSRTNPSSGSSQESLRLTRPKPALPPSEAASFTPTGPGGRSLAEQVRARLLGSADDLRSVGLRKPLSPETRRKRRAWRRHTVVASPTEASDKRPPLTVNEFPLSPNAQNQVKTPGLPLDVDGLDQGPATRQAPTSRFHQYL comes from the exons GATGAGGAGAACGGTAACGGAAAAG GGTATCAGAAAGGTCGAATGGAGCCGATGGACACCATATTTGtgaagagtgtgagagagaaaggtcCGGCCCACCAGGCGGGCTTGTGCACAG GGGATCGGCTGGTGAAAGTGAACGGAGAGAGCGTTCTCGGGAAGACGTACTCGCAGGTGATAGCCCTCATTCAGAACAG TGAGAGCGTGCTGGAGCTCTCCATTATGCCAAAAGATGAAGATGTGCTTCAGTTG GCGTACTCCCAGGATGCCTACTTGACAGGCAACGAACCCTACACAGGGGGAGCTGAGAACCTCCCACCACCGCCTCCCCTCTGTTACCCACGCTCCAAGGTcgcgccccctgctggagccCCTCCGTCTGCCCCTATGGGCCAGAACCAGCTGGATAACTGGAGTCGCTGGCCAGGCTCTTCCAGCCCCTCTTCACCCCTGGACAACCGCTCTGCTGTGGGCAGCCCCGCCAGCTGGCAGGAAGGTCGGGCAGGAGAGCCGGGCGGCGTGGGTCACAGCAGCCCGGCCCACCGCACAGAGGAGATCCAGTACGGTATGACCAGCCAGCAGCCTCAGGGACAGACCAGGGGGCGCTCCTACTCTTCGTCTTCCTCATCGGGTGGCCTTTTGTCCAGCCCGCTGCAGGTCCACTACCCTAACCACCACGCTGCCAGTTCGTCGCAGGCTCCGCCACGCAAGTCCAGCTCGGCCTGGACCAgtcccccccctccccagctCAGCCACAGCCACAATGAGCGCTGCCAGCAGGCCCTCTCTGACTGGTACTACAACCAGATGCCTGAGCGCTCAGGACGCAGCATGCAGACCCGCCACCGCAGCTACTCTCAGGACCGGCTCAGTGAAaccaggaggcagcagcagcggacGGGTGGCTGGCCGCACAGCGCCTCCCAGGACACGCTGCTTCTGCTACAGCAGTCAGGACCAGGACCTCACGGAGAGCCCTACTGGTCCTACGGAGACTGGGAAGGGGGCCCAGGTAGGGGCCATCCAGCCTCTAACTACACCCGAACGCGCTCTGAAAACCTGCTGGCCCAGTACGATCGCCATGGCCGCTCGTTAGAGATGCTGGACCgagcagcagctggactggTCTCGCCTCGGTTTGAGCGGCCTTCGTGGCACCAGCAGGCTCCCCAGCCGCCCCCCAGGACTGACGCCTACCCGAGGCAGGGGAGCCATTACGGTGCAGCACAAGGTCCTCCAATGTCCCGACCGTCGCATTCTCAACACCACCCCCAGACTCACACCCAGGCCCACTCGCAGCCGCAGCCCCAGCAGGCTGCCCCCCAGAACAGGCGGCTCCCCCCTGGGCAGAGCATGGACGACCAGCCGGTGGGCTACCGCAGCTACAGCCCCTCTTTTTACCGCAAGACGGGCCGCATAATGCAGCAAGCCCACTCTTTCAGGGACCCTTCGTACTCTGGCCCCCACTTGAACTGGAACCCAACCCCCAAAAGCCCCCCAGAGGGCACAGCGGCACCCCTCACTGCCTCCACCGCATCCCCCTACGCCTCCGCCACTCCCGAATCCCAGGACAGAGCGTACAGGCCGACAAACCACGAGAGGGAACACGGGCCAGCGGAGGGGCAGGCGGAGGTGGTGGCGCAGACCCAGGAAGTGGTGCTGAGGCAGAAGCCTCCCACCGGGCGGAGGAACGCCCACGGTATGCGTCATCCCCACTACGCGCTGCCCATGGATGGGCTAGAAccctctttgttttctcctgatCCCCAAGACCCAGCTCCTGCCCCCGGTTCCACAGGAGACGTAGCCCCACGCAAACCAAACGGCAACCTCGCCCCCCTCCCCATCGAGGACGACTCCCTGGCCTCCATCCCCTTCATAG GCAGTATTAAATCCAGTCGCCGTTCCTCCTATCTTCTAGCCATCACCACAGAGCGCTCCAAGTCATGCGACGAAGGACTCAACACGTTCAGAGAGGAAGGACGCGTCTTCTC GAGGCTGCCAAAGAGAGTGAAGAGCTTCTTCACTGACGGG tctctggaCAACCTGGGGACGGCAGAGGAGGTTCGATCTAAACGCCACTCCACCTCAGAGCTGGGAAACATCACTTACAGCGACGTACGGCGAGAAGGATGGCTGCACTTCAAACAAATCCTCACAGAGAAGGGCAAG AAGGTGGGCAGCGGCATGCGCCCGTGGAAGCGAGTCTTCTCGGTGCTTCGCTCCCATTCGCTCTTCCTCTACAAGGACAAGAGGGAGGCGGTGCTCCGCGGGGCCACGATCGGCGGTGCGGCCGAGGAcgagcagccaatcagcatccGGGGCTGCCTGGTGGACATCGCGTACAGCGAGACCAAACGAAAGCACGCGCTGCGGCTGACCACCCAGGACTTCTGCGAGTACCTGCTGCAGGCGGAGGACCGCGAGGACATGCTGGACTGGATAAAGGTCATCAGGGAGAACAGCAAGACGGACAGCGAG gAGCTCGGCTTTTCCAGACAGGCCCTCATCAACAAGAAGCTGAATGATTACAGAAAGCAGAG TCCAACGGGCAGCAAGCCCGACTCCTCTCCCAGGCTCCCTCGCATGAAGCCTCCCTTCCTGCTCGCCAAGACGGAAAACGCTGCCGGGGCGCCGCGCTCCCCGAAACCAGAGGGCAAAG ACGAGAGCGGCCCTCTGAAGTCTCCGTGGGGAATCAACATCatgaagaagacgaagaaggcCGGGCCCAAGGCGTTCGGCGTGCGGCTGGAGGACTGTCAGCCGGGCGTAAACAACAAG ttcatccCGCTGATCGTGGAGATCTGCTGCggcctggtggaggacatgggTCTGGAGTACACCGGGATCTACAGAGTCCCCGGGAACAACGCCATGGTGTCGATGCTTCAGGATCAGCTCAACAAGGGCGTCGACATCAACCCTGCAGAGGAG AAGTGGCAGGACCTCAACGTCGTCAGCAGTTTGCTCAAGTCCTTCTTCAGGAAGCTCCCGGAGCCGCTCTTCACCAACG ACAAGTACAACGACTTCATCGACGCCAATCGGATGGAAAACGCGTCAGACAGACTAAAGACCATGAAGaagctg ATCCGAGACCTCCCGGATCATTACTACCACACTCTGAAGTTCCTGGTCGGTCACTTGAAGACTGTGGCCGACAACTCGGATAAAAACAag ATGGAGCCTCGGAACCTGGCTCTGGTGTTCGGGCCGACGCTGGTGCGGACGTCCGAGGACAACATGAAAGATATGGTCACACACATGCCTGACCGCTACAAGATAGTAGAGACGCTCATCCAGCAT GGAATCTGGTTTTTCGCTGAAGAGATGGACAAGGATGAAAAG ACGCCGGTGGACACGGAGGACGTGCAGCCCGCCCCCAACATCGACCACCTGCTGTCCAACATCGGCAGGACCGGCCTGCTCGGGGAGGCCTCAG ACTCAACCAACAGTGACTCAGCGAAATCAAAG GGGTCGTGGGGGTCAAAGAAAGACCTCTCACCTAAGGACTTCCTGACTCTGTCCATCATGTCAGCTGTAACGGGCCGCAAACGCAGGAAGCGCCACAACGCCCGCCGCGTGGGCAGCAGCACCGACGACGACTCGGAGCACGAGCCGGTCAAAGCCGGACATCTGGGAgcggaagaagaggaggaggaggaggaggaggaggcagagtcGCCCGTAGGAGACACTGCTCCTCGagcagagggtgaggaggacgacgatgaagaagaggaagaggatgatgaggaaGTTGTAGAAAGCCGAGTGAAAGAGGAGGTAGAAGAGGAGGCGGCGGCGGTTATTCCCAGCCGGCCGCGctgcaaagaggaggaggaggcaggaggaaggcAGGCAGCCATGCTgttgcaggaggaggaggcgcggGCGGAGGTGAAGGGGCCGGTGTGGAGAGCCCCGGAGGATGCTCGCTCCATCGTTTCGGGCTACTCCACCCTCTCCACGTTAGGGCGGAGCCTGGGGTCAGAGGGGAGGGGCGACGACGCCGACGACGAGCACAGCGAGCTGGTGAGCGAGACGGACAACGAGAGCGGCTTCGCCTCGCGCTCCCTCACGCAGGAGAGACCCGACAAACACCCGACGACACCCGTGAGCACGCAGCCGCCGGCAGCCCCCCGCAGCTTCCTCTACACGCACTACAAACCCCCCATTCTCTCACCCACAAACGCTCTCGCCCCGCCCACAGCCCTCACACTCACGCCCGACTCCGCGGACAGGAGCGAAGGAGGCGCGCGCTCCACCAcgccctcgtcctcctccttctcctcctcctccaccactcacAAACTGCATTCGCGGCCTTCCTTCAACTCCCACAAGCTGATCCAGTGCGACACGCTGGCCAGGAAGAAGCTGAAGTCGGAGAAGGCCAAGGCTCGCTCCCTGGACCTGCTGGAGCTGTCTGGGGCGGCGGCTCAGGGCGACGGGGCCGGTTCCGGCCCGGACGGCGCCCCCAGAGTCAGGAGGGAGACTTCCAGAACCAACCCCTCTTCAGGCAGCAGCCAGGAGAGCCTGCGCCTCACCCGGCCCAAGCCCGCCCTGCCGCCCAGCGAGGCCGCCTCCTTCACCCCGACCGGCCCGGGCGGCAGGTCCCTGGCGGAGCAGGTCCGCGCCCGCCTGCTGGGCTCGGCCGACGACCTGCGCAGCGTGGGACTGCGGAAACCGCTGTCGCCCGAGACGCGGAGGAAGAGACGGGCCTGGCGCAGACACACCGTGGTGGCCTCCCCGACCGAGGCGTCCGACAAGAGACCCCCACTGACTGTCAATGAATTCCCCCTGTCCCCCAACGCTCAGAACCAGGTCAAAACACCAGGACTGCCTCTGGATGTGGACGGACTGGACCAAGGACCAGCTACACGTCAAGCACCCACCTCCAGATTCCACCAGTACCTGTGA
- the arhgap23a gene encoding rho GTPase-activating protein 23 isoform X6: MNGVAFCLVGIPPYSENHAKGRRDGLSSAGDNPRPPMATRPGREGMGWKGPRTLVLHKNSQGFGFTLRHFIVYPPESALHTNLKDEENGNGKGYQKGRMEPMDTIFVKSVREKGPAHQAGLCTGDRLVKVNGESVLGKTYSQVIALIQNSESVLELSIMPKDEDVLQLVSAYSQDAYLTGNEPYTGGAENLPPPPPLCYPRSKVAPPAGAPPSAPMGQNQLDNWSRWPGSSSPSSPLDNRSAVGSPASWQEGRAGEPGGVGHSSPAHRTEEIQYGMTSQQPQGQTRGRSYSSSSSSGGLLSSPLQVHYPNHHAASSSQAPPRKSSSAWTSPPPPQLSHSHNERCQQALSDWYYNQMPERSGRSMQTRHRSYSQDRLSETRRQQQRTGGWPHSASQDTLLLLQQSGPGPHGEPYWSYGDWEGGPGRGHPASNYTRTRSENLLAQYDRHGRSLEMLDRAAAGLVSPRFERPSWHQQAPQPPPRTDAYPRQGSHYGAAQGPPMSRPSHSQHHPQTHTQAHSQPQPQQAAPQNRRLPPGQSMDDQPVGYRSYSPSFYRKTGRIMQQAHSFRDPSYSGPHLNWNPTPKSPPEGTAAPLTASTASPYASATPESQDRAYRPTNHEREHGPAEGQAEVVAQTQEVVLRQKPPTGRRNAHGMRHPHYALPMDGLEPSLFSPDPQDPAPAPGSTGDVAPRKPNGNLAPLPIEDDSLASIPFIDEPTSPGADLRARHVPASSVVSSGMSSAPAVVTSPASPTFTFPLTRLFSHDCSSIKSSRRSSYLLAITTERSKSCDEGLNTFREEGRVFSRLPKRVKSFFTDGSLDNLGTAEEVRSKRHSTSELGNITYSDVRREGWLHFKQILTEKGKKVGSGMRPWKRVFSVLRSHSLFLYKDKREAVLRGATIGGAAEDEQPISIRGCLVDIAYSETKRKHALRLTTQDFCEYLLQAEDREDMLDWIKVIRENSKTDSEELGFSRQALINKKLNDYRKQSPTGSKPDSSPRLPRMKPPFLLAKTENAAGAPRSPKPEGKDESGPLKSPWGINIMKKTKKAGPKAFGVRLEDCQPGVNNKFIPLIVEICCGLVEDMGLEYTGIYRVPGNNAMVSMLQDQLNKGVDINPAEEKWQDLNVVSSLLKSFFRKLPEPLFTNDKYNDFIDANRMENASDRLKTMKKLIRDLPDHYYHTLKFLVGHLKTVADNSDKNKMEPRNLALVFGPTLVRTSEDNMKDMVTHMPDRYKIVETLIQHGIWFFAEEMDKDEKTPVDTEDVQPAPNIDHLLSNIGRTGLLGEASDSTNSDSAKSKGSWGSKKDLSPKDFLTLSIMSAVTGRKRRKRHNARRVGSSTDDDSEHEPVKAGHLGAEEEEEEEEEEAESPVGDTAPRAEGEEDDDEEEEEDDEEVVESRVKEEVEEEAAAVIPSRPRCKEEEEAGGRQAAMLLQEEEARAEVKGPVWRAPEDARSIVSGYSTLSTLGRSLGSEGRGDDADDEHSELVSETDNESGFASRSLTQERPDKHPTTPVSTQPPAAPRSFLYTHYKPPILSPTNALAPPTALTLTPDSADRSEGGARSTTPSSSSFSSSSTTHKLHSRPSFNSHKLIQCDTLARKKLKSEKAKARSLDLLELSGAAAQGDGAGSGPDGAPRVRRETSRTNPSSGSSQESLRLTRPKPALPPSEAASFTPTGPGGRSLAEQVRARLLGSADDLRSVGLRKPLSPETRRKRRAWRRHTVVASPTEASDKRPPLTVNEFPLSPNAQNQVKTPGLPLDVDGLDQGPATRQAPTSRFHQYL, encoded by the exons GATGAGGAGAACGGTAACGGAAAAG GGTATCAGAAAGGTCGAATGGAGCCGATGGACACCATATTTGtgaagagtgtgagagagaaaggtcCGGCCCACCAGGCGGGCTTGTGCACAG GGGATCGGCTGGTGAAAGTGAACGGAGAGAGCGTTCTCGGGAAGACGTACTCGCAGGTGATAGCCCTCATTCAGAACAG TGAGAGCGTGCTGGAGCTCTCCATTATGCCAAAAGATGAAGATGTGCTTCAGTTGGTAAGT GCGTACTCCCAGGATGCCTACTTGACAGGCAACGAACCCTACACAGGGGGAGCTGAGAACCTCCCACCACCGCCTCCCCTCTGTTACCCACGCTCCAAGGTcgcgccccctgctggagccCCTCCGTCTGCCCCTATGGGCCAGAACCAGCTGGATAACTGGAGTCGCTGGCCAGGCTCTTCCAGCCCCTCTTCACCCCTGGACAACCGCTCTGCTGTGGGCAGCCCCGCCAGCTGGCAGGAAGGTCGGGCAGGAGAGCCGGGCGGCGTGGGTCACAGCAGCCCGGCCCACCGCACAGAGGAGATCCAGTACGGTATGACCAGCCAGCAGCCTCAGGGACAGACCAGGGGGCGCTCCTACTCTTCGTCTTCCTCATCGGGTGGCCTTTTGTCCAGCCCGCTGCAGGTCCACTACCCTAACCACCACGCTGCCAGTTCGTCGCAGGCTCCGCCACGCAAGTCCAGCTCGGCCTGGACCAgtcccccccctccccagctCAGCCACAGCCACAATGAGCGCTGCCAGCAGGCCCTCTCTGACTGGTACTACAACCAGATGCCTGAGCGCTCAGGACGCAGCATGCAGACCCGCCACCGCAGCTACTCTCAGGACCGGCTCAGTGAAaccaggaggcagcagcagcggacGGGTGGCTGGCCGCACAGCGCCTCCCAGGACACGCTGCTTCTGCTACAGCAGTCAGGACCAGGACCTCACGGAGAGCCCTACTGGTCCTACGGAGACTGGGAAGGGGGCCCAGGTAGGGGCCATCCAGCCTCTAACTACACCCGAACGCGCTCTGAAAACCTGCTGGCCCAGTACGATCGCCATGGCCGCTCGTTAGAGATGCTGGACCgagcagcagctggactggTCTCGCCTCGGTTTGAGCGGCCTTCGTGGCACCAGCAGGCTCCCCAGCCGCCCCCCAGGACTGACGCCTACCCGAGGCAGGGGAGCCATTACGGTGCAGCACAAGGTCCTCCAATGTCCCGACCGTCGCATTCTCAACACCACCCCCAGACTCACACCCAGGCCCACTCGCAGCCGCAGCCCCAGCAGGCTGCCCCCCAGAACAGGCGGCTCCCCCCTGGGCAGAGCATGGACGACCAGCCGGTGGGCTACCGCAGCTACAGCCCCTCTTTTTACCGCAAGACGGGCCGCATAATGCAGCAAGCCCACTCTTTCAGGGACCCTTCGTACTCTGGCCCCCACTTGAACTGGAACCCAACCCCCAAAAGCCCCCCAGAGGGCACAGCGGCACCCCTCACTGCCTCCACCGCATCCCCCTACGCCTCCGCCACTCCCGAATCCCAGGACAGAGCGTACAGGCCGACAAACCACGAGAGGGAACACGGGCCAGCGGAGGGGCAGGCGGAGGTGGTGGCGCAGACCCAGGAAGTGGTGCTGAGGCAGAAGCCTCCCACCGGGCGGAGGAACGCCCACGGTATGCGTCATCCCCACTACGCGCTGCCCATGGATGGGCTAGAAccctctttgttttctcctgatCCCCAAGACCCAGCTCCTGCCCCCGGTTCCACAGGAGACGTAGCCCCACGCAAACCAAACGGCAACCTCGCCCCCCTCCCCATCGAGGACGACTCCCTGGCCTCCATCCCCTTCATAG ATGAGCCGACCAGCCCCGGCGCTGATTTGCGTGCCCGCCACGTGCCGGCGTCCTCCGTGGTGTCCAGCGGCATGAGTTCGGCGCCCGCCGTGGTCACCAGCCCCGCCTCCCCCACCTTCACCTTCCCCCTCACTAGGCTCTTCTCACACGACTGCA GCAGTATTAAATCCAGTCGCCGTTCCTCCTATCTTCTAGCCATCACCACAGAGCGCTCCAAGTCATGCGACGAAGGACTCAACACGTTCAGAGAGGAAGGACGCGTCTTCTC GAGGCTGCCAAAGAGAGTGAAGAGCTTCTTCACTGACGGG tctctggaCAACCTGGGGACGGCAGAGGAGGTTCGATCTAAACGCCACTCCACCTCAGAGCTGGGAAACATCACTTACAGCGACGTACGGCGAGAAGGATGGCTGCACTTCAAACAAATCCTCACAGAGAAGGGCAAG AAGGTGGGCAGCGGCATGCGCCCGTGGAAGCGAGTCTTCTCGGTGCTTCGCTCCCATTCGCTCTTCCTCTACAAGGACAAGAGGGAGGCGGTGCTCCGCGGGGCCACGATCGGCGGTGCGGCCGAGGAcgagcagccaatcagcatccGGGGCTGCCTGGTGGACATCGCGTACAGCGAGACCAAACGAAAGCACGCGCTGCGGCTGACCACCCAGGACTTCTGCGAGTACCTGCTGCAGGCGGAGGACCGCGAGGACATGCTGGACTGGATAAAGGTCATCAGGGAGAACAGCAAGACGGACAGCGAG gAGCTCGGCTTTTCCAGACAGGCCCTCATCAACAAGAAGCTGAATGATTACAGAAAGCAGAG TCCAACGGGCAGCAAGCCCGACTCCTCTCCCAGGCTCCCTCGCATGAAGCCTCCCTTCCTGCTCGCCAAGACGGAAAACGCTGCCGGGGCGCCGCGCTCCCCGAAACCAGAGGGCAAAG ACGAGAGCGGCCCTCTGAAGTCTCCGTGGGGAATCAACATCatgaagaagacgaagaaggcCGGGCCCAAGGCGTTCGGCGTGCGGCTGGAGGACTGTCAGCCGGGCGTAAACAACAAG ttcatccCGCTGATCGTGGAGATCTGCTGCggcctggtggaggacatgggTCTGGAGTACACCGGGATCTACAGAGTCCCCGGGAACAACGCCATGGTGTCGATGCTTCAGGATCAGCTCAACAAGGGCGTCGACATCAACCCTGCAGAGGAG AAGTGGCAGGACCTCAACGTCGTCAGCAGTTTGCTCAAGTCCTTCTTCAGGAAGCTCCCGGAGCCGCTCTTCACCAACG ACAAGTACAACGACTTCATCGACGCCAATCGGATGGAAAACGCGTCAGACAGACTAAAGACCATGAAGaagctg ATCCGAGACCTCCCGGATCATTACTACCACACTCTGAAGTTCCTGGTCGGTCACTTGAAGACTGTGGCCGACAACTCGGATAAAAACAag ATGGAGCCTCGGAACCTGGCTCTGGTGTTCGGGCCGACGCTGGTGCGGACGTCCGAGGACAACATGAAAGATATGGTCACACACATGCCTGACCGCTACAAGATAGTAGAGACGCTCATCCAGCAT GGAATCTGGTTTTTCGCTGAAGAGATGGACAAGGATGAAAAG ACGCCGGTGGACACGGAGGACGTGCAGCCCGCCCCCAACATCGACCACCTGCTGTCCAACATCGGCAGGACCGGCCTGCTCGGGGAGGCCTCAG ACTCAACCAACAGTGACTCAGCGAAATCAAAG GGGTCGTGGGGGTCAAAGAAAGACCTCTCACCTAAGGACTTCCTGACTCTGTCCATCATGTCAGCTGTAACGGGCCGCAAACGCAGGAAGCGCCACAACGCCCGCCGCGTGGGCAGCAGCACCGACGACGACTCGGAGCACGAGCCGGTCAAAGCCGGACATCTGGGAgcggaagaagaggaggaggaggaggaggaggaggcagagtcGCCCGTAGGAGACACTGCTCCTCGagcagagggtgaggaggacgacgatgaagaagaggaagaggatgatgaggaaGTTGTAGAAAGCCGAGTGAAAGAGGAGGTAGAAGAGGAGGCGGCGGCGGTTATTCCCAGCCGGCCGCGctgcaaagaggaggaggaggcaggaggaaggcAGGCAGCCATGCTgttgcaggaggaggaggcgcggGCGGAGGTGAAGGGGCCGGTGTGGAGAGCCCCGGAGGATGCTCGCTCCATCGTTTCGGGCTACTCCACCCTCTCCACGTTAGGGCGGAGCCTGGGGTCAGAGGGGAGGGGCGACGACGCCGACGACGAGCACAGCGAGCTGGTGAGCGAGACGGACAACGAGAGCGGCTTCGCCTCGCGCTCCCTCACGCAGGAGAGACCCGACAAACACCCGACGACACCCGTGAGCACGCAGCCGCCGGCAGCCCCCCGCAGCTTCCTCTACACGCACTACAAACCCCCCATTCTCTCACCCACAAACGCTCTCGCCCCGCCCACAGCCCTCACACTCACGCCCGACTCCGCGGACAGGAGCGAAGGAGGCGCGCGCTCCACCAcgccctcgtcctcctccttctcctcctcctccaccactcacAAACTGCATTCGCGGCCTTCCTTCAACTCCCACAAGCTGATCCAGTGCGACACGCTGGCCAGGAAGAAGCTGAAGTCGGAGAAGGCCAAGGCTCGCTCCCTGGACCTGCTGGAGCTGTCTGGGGCGGCGGCTCAGGGCGACGGGGCCGGTTCCGGCCCGGACGGCGCCCCCAGAGTCAGGAGGGAGACTTCCAGAACCAACCCCTCTTCAGGCAGCAGCCAGGAGAGCCTGCGCCTCACCCGGCCCAAGCCCGCCCTGCCGCCCAGCGAGGCCGCCTCCTTCACCCCGACCGGCCCGGGCGGCAGGTCCCTGGCGGAGCAGGTCCGCGCCCGCCTGCTGGGCTCGGCCGACGACCTGCGCAGCGTGGGACTGCGGAAACCGCTGTCGCCCGAGACGCGGAGGAAGAGACGGGCCTGGCGCAGACACACCGTGGTGGCCTCCCCGACCGAGGCGTCCGACAAGAGACCCCCACTGACTGTCAATGAATTCCCCCTGTCCCCCAACGCTCAGAACCAGGTCAAAACACCAGGACTGCCTCTGGATGTGGACGGACTGGACCAAGGACCAGCTACACGTCAAGCACCCACCTCCAGATTCCACCAGTACCTGTGA